A stretch of DNA from Paenibacillus albus:
GATCAGCGCTTATCTCATTTACTGCTTGTTCAACATTTTGCTCCTGTAGCCCCCAGCCCCTTAGAATCTCGGCCACTTCTTCTCTTTCACGTTCCGGAACTTCAATGATTTCTCGTTTTTCTCTCTCCAATTCGTTCAAATAATGTTCTCGGTCCGTTCTTGCAGCCAAATACCCGCCTAGTCCCATGGCGATAGAACCTGCTGCGATCTCAGCAAGACCGGCAATGACGACGATATTTGTACCAGACACCGAGCCGGAGAGTCCGGCAGCTAGTGCGAAGGGAACCGTCAGCCCATCTGACATCCCGATTACGATATCCCGAATGGCATCGGATGCAGTGAAATGATGTTCACTATGCGTTGAATTTTCCAAATGTTTCATGTCGATTCTCTCCTTACACGAGCAGGCCGGTTTCCGAGTCTAACTAATTTCTTTCTTTCTATATTATGCTGCGTAATCATCTGTTTTTATTGCTCTTGGACGGTCTGTCTTGCACGATTCGCCGACTTGTCCAGCAGATAAACGAGACCGCCGACTGCAAGGGTTGCCGCCGTGGCAAGGAAAGCCGAGCCTCCGGCATGCAGCCAGAGCACCGGTACCCAAAGTACGCCGAGTGTGCGGTGCACGGTCCGCATCCATTTGTTCCGGATTTTATTTATAAAATATCCGTAACCAGCCAAAGCGAGCAATATTGCGAATCCCGCAAGACCCGAATAAATATGCTCATCGTTTATTTTCGTAAATAAGAAATAAATGCCATGGGCTGCAACCAGGATGAACGTTGCCCAGCCGAGCAGCTTATGGATGGAGTAAAATAGCTTTCCAGACTGCCTTACAAGCATTGACGGCGACTTCCGCTTTTTCTTAAACCACAACCAGGAGAAGCTTGCTGCTCCTACAAATAATGCGATCGTGCCGAATGTCGAGAAATATCCGGCTAATGGTCCTTCGTCCCCTCTTTCTGGTGGATGCCCCCCACCAGGAGGCAGCCCCCCGTTACCACCTTGCGGAATCCGCGGGTGGAACTCTCCCTTAGAAGGAGCGTAAACGTAATAGCAGACGACAAGAATTATCGCTGCGACGAGGGCGATGCACGCCGGAATCCAAACTTTTTTGCTTTTGCTCATGGCAGTCACCTCTGTTAAGTGGATAATGGTTTCGATTTCGGTTTTGATGATGGCTTCGAGGACGACTTTGGTCGGTTCGCGGTTAGTCGCTGCATCAGCACATGAAATACATTACCGGCTAGCAGACCGATAAAGAGATACATTAGGCCTCCATACAGCTCATATACGACTGACCCCGCGACCGCGGCAATTACACCAAACAAGACTTGATCCCTTGTCTTGGCTGGTGAAGTTGGGGGATCAGTCAGCATGAAGCAGCCAAAGAACAAGGTCGCATTGATAAACGGCGGGCGGAGCGCATCGAAGGCGTCACCTTTATGAAAATATGCCATTGCTAATGTCAATGCGAACGAGATCAAGAAGAAAGCGAATACTTGGGGATACTTATTCACGCGATTCGTTACTATATATCCCCCGATCAGCAACAGCGGGATATACCAACCGGGAAGGTCCCCGAAAGCGCCCCACCAGCTCTGTTCGGCGTGAAAGATCGGGATGGACAAGAACAGTCCGAATGCTGCTGGATTAATAATCGGCTTTTTCTTATAAACAAGCAGATGCTTAGAAATGATTGAAAGACCTGCCGTACTCGCAACGATAGGCCAAGCGGTGTTCATGCTTAATATACTCGCGACAATCAGACCTGTAATAGCGGCGCCGTCTGGCAGAATGCGTTTACGCTTCTTGATGAGTGCGAAAAAAACATCGACGACTATTGCTGTGCCAGCTGCGATTCCTCCGTTTTCTATTCCGCTCATGCTGTGCGTCGCCCAAGAAGCGATCGAGAGATAGACCGCGATGGCAATAAGAATATAAGTTT
This window harbors:
- a CDS encoding VIT1/CCC1 transporter family protein, with the protein product MKHLENSTHSEHHFTASDAIRDIVIGMSDGLTVPFALAAGLSGSVSGTNIVVIAGLAEIAAGSIAMGLGGYLAARTDREHYLNELEREKREIIEVPEREREEVAEILRGWGLQEQNVEQAVNEISADPNLWVAFMMRLELGLEKPEPKRARNSSLTIGLSYIVGGIIPLIPYMLIHRAASALFVSVVATLMALFIFGYVKGKFTGSKPLKSAIQTALVGGVAAGIAFLVAKIIA
- a CDS encoding RnfABCDGE type electron transport complex subunit D; its protein translation is MAQWIKTPKTYILIAIAVYLSIASWATHSMSGIENGGIAAGTAIVVDVFFALIKKRKRILPDGAAITGLIVASILSMNTAWPIVASTAGLSIISKHLLVYKKKPIINPAAFGLFLSIPIFHAEQSWWGAFGDLPGWYIPLLLIGGYIVTNRVNKYPQVFAFFLISFALTLAMAYFHKGDAFDALRPPFINATLFFGCFMLTDPPTSPAKTRDQVLFGVIAAVAGSVVYELYGGLMYLFIGLLAGNVFHVLMQRLTANRPKSSSKPSSKPKSKPLST